Proteins encoded in a region of the Zea mays cultivar B73 chromosome 2, Zm-B73-REFERENCE-NAM-5.0, whole genome shotgun sequence genome:
- the LOC100279722 gene encoding Myb-related protein 330 (The RefSeq protein has 1 substitution compared to this genomic sequence): MGRSPCCEQAHTNKGAWTKEEDQRLIAYIKARGEGCWRSLPKAAGLLRCGKSCRLRWINYLRPDLKRGNFSEEEDELIIKFHELFGNKWSLIAGRLPGRTDNEIKNYWNTHIKRKLLARGMDPQTHRPLAAAPAGGPQQQHCHYQMEPQKRAAAADHSEAAVATNSPEASSRSSDDDEAPALAPPPRRRQRHLDIDLNLSISLAAYQPPEGTGSAIEPLTATTKREEGTAAAVCLCLNSLGYRAGVECACGSGGSPSSRSQWARDFLQAAPCYRG; this comes from the exons ATGGGGAGGTCCCCGTGCTGCGAGCAGGCGCACACCAACAAGGGCGCGTGGACCAAGGAGGAGGACCAGCGCCTCATCGCCTACATCAAGGCCCACGGCGAGGGCTGCTGGAGGTCGCTACCAAAAGCCGCAGGGCTGCTGCGGTGCGGGAAGAGCTGCCGGCTGCGGTGGATCAACTACCTGCGCCCGGACCTCAAGCGCGGCAACTTCagcgaggaggaggacgagcTGATCATCAAGTTCCACGAGCTGTTCGGCAACAA GTGGTCGCTCATCGCCGGGAGGCTGCCGGGCAGGACGGACAACGAGATAAAAAACTACTGGAACACGCACATCAAGCGGAAGCTGCTCGCCCGCGGCATGGACCCGCAGACCCACCGCCCGCTGGCCGCAGCGCCAGCAGGAGGGCCGCAGCAGCAGCATTGCCATTACCAGATGGAGCCACAgaagcgggcggcggcggcggaccaTTCCGAGGCCGCCGTTGCCACCAACTCGCCGGAGGCCAGCAgccgcagcagcgacgacgacgaggcGCCGGCGCTGGCGCCACCGCCGCGGCGGCGGCAGCGCCACCTCGACATCGACCTGAACCTGTCCATCAGCCTCGCGGCCTACCAGCCGCCGGAGGGAACCGGCAGCGCCATCGAGCCACTGACGGCGACGACGAAGCGGGAGGAGGGAACGGCGGCGGCGGTGTGCCTCTGCCTCAACAGCCTCGGGTACCGGGCAGGCGTCGAGTGCGCCTGTGGCAGCGGCGGCTCGCCGTCGTCCCGTTCGCAGTGGGCTCGGGATTTTTTACAGGCGGCGCCCTGCTACAGAGGCTAG